Proteins encoded within one genomic window of Spiribacter curvatus:
- a CDS encoding TRAP transporter large permease, which yields MSPQEVLALLMLAGFMGMILIGIPVGISLATSGLLFGFLGFGSTLFDLLPSRIYGVVTNYTLLAIPLFVFMGVMLEKSKIADALLETLGHAMGGLRGGMGIAIVLVGVLMGAATGIVGATVVTVGLLTLPVLMRRGYSRSVACGTICASGTLGQILPPSLVLILLSDILGESVGSLFAAALFPGLMLAAVYVIYLLVLGMVRPETVPPIPQSERDSLSGSDLLFRLVKSVAPTILLVFAVLGSIIGGVAAPTEAASMGAAGSIVIALVSRRLDRPIMAATLKGTVSISAMVFFILICAQPFALAFRGLGGEHLVEALFALLPGGLNAELLFMMLLLFILGFFLEWIEISYIALPMFLPIFQAAGVDMVWFGILVAMNLQASFLTPPFGWALFFLKGVSPPGITTRDIYIGVLPFIALQLIGLGLLFIFPQMATWLPAALGW from the coding sequence ATGAGCCCTCAGGAAGTCCTAGCACTGCTCATGCTCGCGGGCTTTATGGGCATGATTTTGATCGGTATCCCGGTTGGCATCTCTCTGGCAACCTCCGGGCTTTTGTTCGGTTTCCTCGGGTTCGGGTCCACCCTCTTCGACCTCCTTCCGTCGCGCATCTACGGCGTCGTGACTAATTACACCCTGCTCGCGATCCCGTTGTTTGTATTCATGGGCGTAATGCTCGAGAAATCGAAAATTGCCGATGCCCTGCTCGAGACTCTCGGTCATGCGATGGGTGGACTGCGTGGTGGCATGGGCATCGCAATCGTTCTGGTGGGCGTGTTGATGGGCGCGGCCACCGGCATCGTTGGCGCTACCGTTGTCACGGTGGGCCTGCTCACGCTCCCTGTCTTAATGCGCCGGGGCTATAGCCGTAGCGTTGCCTGCGGCACGATCTGCGCCTCAGGCACGCTGGGTCAGATCCTCCCGCCAAGCCTGGTGTTGATCTTGCTGTCGGATATCCTCGGCGAATCGGTCGGTAGCCTGTTCGCCGCCGCGCTATTTCCGGGGCTCATGCTGGCCGCGGTCTATGTCATCTATCTGCTTGTACTGGGCATGGTTCGGCCAGAGACCGTGCCGCCCATTCCCCAATCGGAGCGCGACAGCCTTTCCGGTAGCGATCTGCTCTTTCGCCTCGTTAAAAGCGTGGCGCCGACCATTCTGCTCGTCTTCGCCGTTCTTGGCTCTATCATCGGTGGCGTAGCCGCGCCGACCGAGGCCGCCTCCATGGGCGCCGCGGGCAGTATCGTCATCGCTCTCGTGAGCCGACGGCTCGACCGGCCCATCATGGCGGCAACCCTGAAGGGTACAGTGAGCATCTCGGCCATGGTGTTCTTCATCCTGATCTGCGCACAGCCGTTTGCGCTCGCCTTCCGCGGTCTGGGCGGGGAACACCTGGTAGAGGCGCTATTCGCGCTCCTTCCCGGCGGGCTGAACGCCGAGCTGCTGTTCATGATGCTGCTGCTGTTTATCCTGGGGTTTTTCCTTGAGTGGATCGAGATCTCCTACATCGCATTACCGATGTTCCTGCCCATCTTCCAGGCCGCGGGCGTGGACATGGTCTGGTTCGGGATTCTGGTCGCAATGAACCTGCAGGCCTCATTCCTCACACCACCCTTCGGCTGGGCGCTGTTCTTTCTCAAGGGCGTCTCTCCCCCTGGCATCACGACTCGGGATATCTATATCGGTGTGCTCCCATTTATCGCCCTGCAGCTCATCGGCCTCGGCCTGCTCTTCATCTTCCCCCAGATGGCAACGTGGCTGCCGGCGGCCTTAGGGTGGTAG
- a CDS encoding DNA/RNA helicase domain-containing protein yields MLVYTSDKPGFLRDVGDNRIADRVLDTMQKSGQGSVSDSERRSWEESLLRMKNVLEDRIVPDDAGIAIEYRIPQTSRRVDLIVSGTDDSGQDVCVIIELKQWSDVTATSKDAIVRTWLGGSDRETTHPSYQAWSYASLLQDFNATVQDETIRLEACAYLHNCVDRTGVCDEHYRMHLDRAPVFLKHDPQKLREFIARYVKAGDRNRTLYRIEHGRIRPSRALAASLSNLMRGKREFLMIDDQKLAYETALEVVNFANAGHKQVLIVEGGPGTGKSVVAINLLIELINRGLITHYVTPNRAPRQVYQARLTGTLKKSRFDNLFKGSGTYAGADDDEMDALVVDEGHRIKERSQYQKAGTNQTRDIIRAAKASIFLIDEDQQVTWPDAGSIAEIQRWAAQADATVQRMVLQSQFRCNGSDGYLAWLDQLLGIRPTAQDDLEGVPYHFEVVDSPGELQRRVVELDRAGSKARVVAGYCWDWVSRKTPGVADIEFPEAGFAMAWNLDEDEGRYLERAHSIDQVGCIHTVQGLEMDYVGVIIGPDLVVRNGEIVTQPAARAKTDRSLRGHKTLFETDPAEATARADRIIRNTYRTLMSRGMKGCLVYCTDTETQAWFQARAAEAIAAPTRSGVHPEGPDTDNVVFLDASDVTPADNAVPFVEMTAAAGAFADSPVRQSSPIDSQTWVELPELFNARADHFVMRVVGESMNLRIPNGSLCLFRASPGGTREGKIVLVQHRDIQDPDTGSGLTVKRYHSEKAPADDGEGWRHQRIVLACETTAPGYEDIVFESADEVGDLRVLAEYVATVG; encoded by the coding sequence ATGCTCGTCTACACCAGCGATAAGCCGGGATTTCTGAGGGACGTCGGCGATAATCGGATCGCCGACCGTGTTCTCGACACAATGCAAAAGTCCGGGCAGGGCAGCGTCAGTGACAGCGAGCGCAGGTCCTGGGAGGAATCACTGCTGCGCATGAAAAACGTCCTCGAGGACAGGATCGTCCCGGATGACGCCGGCATCGCGATCGAGTATCGGATCCCGCAGACCTCCAGGCGCGTCGACCTCATTGTCTCGGGCACCGATGACAGCGGTCAGGACGTCTGCGTGATCATTGAGCTCAAGCAGTGGAGCGATGTGACGGCGACATCGAAGGATGCCATTGTCCGCACCTGGCTGGGCGGAAGCGATAGAGAGACGACGCACCCTTCCTATCAGGCCTGGAGCTATGCCTCGCTGCTGCAGGATTTCAACGCTACGGTGCAGGACGAGACGATCCGTCTGGAGGCATGCGCCTATCTGCATAACTGTGTCGATCGAACCGGGGTCTGTGACGAGCATTACCGAATGCATCTCGATCGCGCCCCGGTTTTTCTCAAGCACGATCCGCAGAAGCTCCGCGAATTCATTGCGCGGTACGTCAAAGCCGGTGATCGCAACCGCACGCTCTACCGCATCGAGCATGGCCGCATCCGGCCGTCCCGGGCTCTGGCGGCGTCGCTCTCGAATCTCATGCGTGGCAAGCGCGAGTTCCTGATGATCGATGATCAGAAGCTCGCCTATGAGACGGCCCTCGAGGTTGTGAACTTCGCCAACGCCGGGCACAAGCAGGTGCTGATCGTGGAGGGGGGTCCCGGTACGGGTAAGTCGGTGGTGGCCATCAATCTATTGATTGAGCTCATCAACCGTGGCCTCATCACCCATTACGTCACTCCCAATCGCGCGCCCCGCCAGGTCTATCAGGCCCGCCTGACAGGGACACTCAAGAAAAGCCGTTTCGATAACCTGTTCAAGGGCTCGGGCACCTATGCAGGGGCCGACGACGATGAAATGGATGCCCTGGTCGTCGACGAAGGCCACCGCATCAAGGAGCGCTCGCAGTACCAGAAAGCCGGCACCAATCAGACCCGCGACATCATCCGCGCGGCGAAGGCGAGCATTTTCTTGATCGACGAAGACCAGCAGGTCACCTGGCCGGACGCCGGGTCCATTGCCGAGATTCAGCGCTGGGCGGCGCAGGCTGACGCCACGGTGCAGCGCATGGTGCTGCAGTCACAGTTCCGCTGTAATGGCTCGGATGGGTATCTGGCCTGGCTTGATCAGCTGTTGGGGATTCGGCCGACCGCTCAGGATGATCTCGAGGGCGTGCCCTATCACTTCGAAGTGGTGGACTCCCCGGGTGAGCTACAGCGGCGGGTGGTGGAGCTGGATCGCGCCGGCAGCAAGGCGCGGGTGGTGGCCGGCTATTGCTGGGACTGGGTGAGCAGAAAGACGCCGGGCGTCGCTGATATCGAATTCCCTGAGGCCGGCTTCGCCATGGCCTGGAATCTTGATGAGGACGAGGGGCGATATCTGGAGCGGGCACACTCCATTGATCAGGTCGGCTGTATCCACACTGTGCAGGGGCTGGAGATGGACTATGTCGGGGTGATCATCGGCCCCGACCTGGTGGTGCGAAACGGTGAAATCGTCACACAACCGGCCGCGCGGGCAAAAACCGATCGCTCCCTGCGGGGTCATAAGACCCTGTTCGAAACCGATCCTGCCGAGGCGACCGCAAGGGCGGACCGCATCATCCGCAACACCTACCGCACGCTCATGAGCCGTGGAATGAAGGGTTGCCTTGTCTACTGCACCGATACCGAGACGCAGGCCTGGTTCCAGGCCCGCGCGGCGGAGGCCATTGCCGCGCCCACGAGGTCGGGAGTCCACCCTGAAGGGCCTGACACTGACAATGTGGTTTTCCTTGACGCATCGGACGTCACTCCCGCGGACAACGCCGTGCCATTCGTGGAAATGACTGCCGCGGCCGGGGCCTTTGCCGACTCACCGGTGCGCCAGAGCAGCCCAATCGACTCACAGACCTGGGTCGAATTGCCGGAGTTGTTTAACGCCCGAGCGGATCACTTCGTCATGCGCGTGGTGGGTGAGTCCATGAACCTGCGCATTCCCAATGGTTCTCTCTGCCTGTTCCGCGCCAGCCCCGGTGGCACTCGAGAGGGCAAAATCGTCCTCGTCCAGCATCGCGATATCCAGGATCCGGATACCGGTTCCGGACTGACCGTCAAGCGCTATCATAGTGAAAAGGCACCGGCTGATGACGGGGAAGGCTGGCGGCACCAGCGAATCGTCCTTGCGTGTGAGACCACCGCCCCGGGTTATGAGGACATCGTCTTCGAGTCGGCGGACGAGGTCGGAGATCTGCGGGTGCTGGCCGAGTACGTGGCGACAGTCGGTTAG
- a CDS encoding TRAP transporter small permease subunit, producing the protein MSRMTEWIGRILDASGWLAKASALLLVILVTANVLARYLFSTGNVGLQELEWHLISPIALLGMSYALHHGEHVRVDVFYEHMRPTVQAFVDMLTALLTLAIGVYLAWVAIPYVQASFSMGQGSPNPGGLPHRFLLKAFIPIGFGLLALQALGALFEAVATFRTARKGVHE; encoded by the coding sequence ATGTCGCGCATGACGGAGTGGATCGGGCGAATATTGGATGCAAGCGGCTGGCTAGCCAAGGCGAGTGCACTGTTGCTGGTCATTCTGGTGACCGCCAACGTCCTCGCCCGCTACCTATTCAGCACCGGCAATGTCGGGCTGCAGGAGCTCGAATGGCATCTGATTTCGCCCATCGCCCTGCTCGGTATGTCGTATGCCCTCCATCATGGTGAGCATGTCCGCGTTGATGTGTTCTACGAGCACATGCGCCCGACAGTACAGGCCTTTGTGGACATGCTCACCGCTCTATTAACGCTGGCCATCGGTGTCTACCTCGCCTGGGTGGCGATTCCCTACGTCCAGGCGTCCTTTTCGATGGGGCAGGGCTCTCCGAATCCCGGTGGCCTGCCTCACCGATTTCTCCTGAAGGCCTTTATCCCGATTGGCTTCGGTCTACTCGCCCTGCAGGCACTCGGAGCCCTTTTCGAGGCAGTGGCCACATTCCGCACCGCTCGCAAAGGAGTCCATGAATGA
- a CDS encoding sulfite exporter TauE/SafE family protein, which produces MEFLAQYHPAWLFGLALALLATGIIAGVMAGLLGVGGGIVIVPVLYHLFTLLDIDPAVRMHLAVGTSLATIIPTSIVSARSHHRRGAMDIELLRTLAPAVLAGAVIGGLFGSLLEGAVLSAIFALVALAVAANMAMRSEGTTLAATLPTRGLQRLLGAGIGSVSAVMGIGGGTLGVPILSAFNYPIRRAVGTASALGVIIGVPGALGFLIAGLGLPDRPPGSIGYINLVGFALIVPLTMKTAPLGAKLAHRINPRWLRLAFAGFLALTAARMFFDLLGSSS; this is translated from the coding sequence ATGGAATTTCTGGCGCAATATCATCCTGCCTGGCTGTTCGGATTGGCATTAGCGCTCCTCGCGACGGGTATCATTGCCGGCGTGATGGCCGGCCTGCTTGGAGTGGGAGGCGGTATCGTGATCGTCCCCGTGCTCTATCACCTCTTCACGCTGCTCGATATTGACCCGGCGGTGCGGATGCATCTGGCCGTCGGCACCTCGCTCGCGACGATCATTCCGACGTCCATTGTGTCGGCGCGCTCGCACCACCGCAGAGGTGCCATGGACATTGAACTGCTGCGTACTCTCGCCCCGGCCGTTCTTGCAGGTGCTGTTATCGGCGGCTTGTTTGGGAGTCTGCTTGAGGGTGCGGTTTTGAGTGCTATCTTCGCTCTGGTGGCGCTTGCGGTTGCAGCCAATATGGCCATGCGCTCTGAGGGAACGACACTGGCAGCTACCCTGCCCACGCGCGGGTTACAACGGCTGCTGGGAGCTGGCATTGGCAGCGTCTCGGCAGTGATGGGGATCGGGGGCGGCACGTTAGGCGTGCCTATTCTATCCGCGTTCAATTACCCCATTCGACGGGCCGTCGGGACGGCGTCTGCCCTTGGGGTGATTATCGGCGTCCCCGGGGCACTGGGTTTTCTCATTGCGGGGCTGGGATTGCCGGATCGCCCGCCGGGCAGTATCGGGTATATCAACCTCGTCGGGTTTGCGTTGATCGTGCCGCTGACCATGAAAACGGCGCCATTGGGGGCCAAGCTGGCGCACCGGATCAATCCCCGCTGGCTCCGACTGGCCTTTGCCGGGTTTCTGGCTCTCACTGCGGCCCGAATGTTTTTTGACCTACTGGGATCGAGCTCATGA
- a CDS encoding gamma-glutamyltransferase family protein, producing MINTPLGHRGMVTAPHHMAAEAGRDVLREGGTAVEAMVTAAAVIAVVYPHMNAIGGDGFWLVGEAGQRPSGIDACGPAAGLASRDWYQAQGTTTIPARGPLAALTVPGTVGGWMAALAQPNATSGRMPVARLMAPAVAMAREGVPTTAGQEALTRQKLDGLQDIPGFAETFLADDLSVPQRGDRLIQRRLGDTLEQLGRAGLGDFYQGDVAQSLAHDLEALGSPLRLDDFTGYKAQVVDPLSITSRDTQLYNMPPPTQGLASLMILGVFDRLRVPDGEGFAHIHGLIEATKQAFRVRDAEVTDPEWMRTQAVDLLDARHLDSAAAAIDPQRAAPWPHPAAPGDTVWMGAVDANGQATSFIQSIYWEFGAGIVLPESGVLMQNRGMSFGLTPDHPQALEPGRSPFHTLNPAMATFADGRHMLYGTMGGEGQPQTQAAVFTRHARFGMPLQAAVTAPRWLLGRTWGDSSTGLKVESRLPDAVIQALTEAGHAVEVVEPFDGMMGHAGAIVRHPDGLLEGATDPRSDGAVATV from the coding sequence ATGATCAACACTCCTCTTGGCCATCGCGGCATGGTGACTGCGCCCCATCACATGGCCGCGGAGGCAGGCCGGGATGTCCTGCGCGAGGGCGGCACCGCTGTCGAGGCGATGGTGACGGCCGCCGCCGTTATTGCAGTGGTCTATCCGCACATGAACGCCATCGGCGGCGACGGCTTCTGGCTGGTGGGCGAGGCGGGACAACGCCCCTCAGGCATCGATGCATGCGGTCCGGCCGCGGGTCTGGCCAGTCGCGACTGGTACCAGGCCCAGGGCACAACCACGATTCCGGCTCGCGGGCCGCTCGCCGCGCTCACCGTCCCGGGTACGGTTGGCGGCTGGATGGCCGCACTTGCACAACCCAACGCCACGAGTGGGCGGATGCCCGTGGCCCGCCTGATGGCTCCCGCCGTCGCGATGGCGCGGGAGGGCGTGCCCACCACCGCGGGACAGGAGGCCCTGACCCGCCAGAAGCTCGACGGCTTGCAGGATATTCCCGGGTTTGCCGAGACGTTTCTCGCGGACGATCTGAGCGTCCCACAGCGGGGGGATCGACTCATTCAGAGGCGTCTGGGAGACACGCTCGAGCAGCTTGGTCGAGCCGGGTTGGGCGATTTCTATCAAGGTGACGTGGCCCAGAGTCTGGCCCACGATCTTGAAGCACTCGGCAGCCCCCTACGGCTTGATGACTTCACCGGGTACAAAGCGCAGGTGGTCGATCCGCTATCGATCACCAGCCGGGACACCCAGCTGTACAACATGCCACCGCCCACGCAGGGTCTTGCATCGCTCATGATCCTGGGTGTTTTTGATCGCCTGCGGGTCCCTGACGGCGAGGGTTTCGCCCATATCCACGGGCTCATCGAGGCCACCAAGCAGGCCTTCCGGGTGCGGGACGCCGAGGTAACCGACCCCGAATGGATGCGGACCCAGGCGGTCGATCTGCTTGACGCCCGCCACCTGGATTCCGCTGCCGCCGCCATCGATCCGCAGCGGGCCGCGCCCTGGCCGCATCCCGCCGCCCCTGGAGATACCGTCTGGATGGGGGCAGTCGATGCGAACGGCCAAGCCACGAGCTTTATTCAGTCGATCTATTGGGAGTTTGGCGCTGGCATCGTTCTGCCGGAGAGTGGTGTGCTTATGCAGAACCGCGGGATGAGCTTCGGCCTCACTCCGGATCACCCGCAAGCGCTCGAACCCGGACGAAGCCCCTTCCACACCCTGAATCCCGCCATGGCCACCTTCGCGGATGGCCGCCATATGCTCTACGGCACGATGGGGGGTGAGGGACAGCCGCAGACACAGGCCGCCGTGTTCACGCGCCATGCCCGCTTTGGGATGCCTCTGCAGGCTGCCGTCACGGCGCCGCGCTGGTTGCTGGGCCGGACGTGGGGTGATTCCTCGACCGGGCTGAAAGTGGAATCTCGCCTTCCGGACGCGGTGATTCAGGCACTCACCGAGGCGGGACACGCAGTGGAGGTGGTCGAGCCGTTCGACGGCATGATGGGACATGCCGGGGCCATCGTCCGGCATCCCGACGGTCTGCTCGAAGGTGCGACCGACCCGCGCAGTGACGGCGCCGTCGCCACGGTCTAG